The following are encoded in a window of Apis mellifera strain DH4 linkage group LG10, Amel_HAv3.1, whole genome shotgun sequence genomic DNA:
- the LOC726470 gene encoding solute carrier organic anion transporter family member 1A5 isoform X1 produces the protein MKFLERDAIKRRMAIRVTEVIRSEVEGGLAGPANPIPDESIDCGCAQLPCPRLARFATRRLFVGLLSWVGLIQAAAYAYLHMAGPTIARRFQFHPYAMEWVLIVSDLTPFALGVVIAYWGDRIHRAAWIGAIVLLQSISYFVMIILHLTHHTKVVEETENVTHMSIYAEDSRDLCSETTSRIVSKEKEFCYFTLAMIIVVQVVSGIANISYFALGVSYLDDNTRKKHVSGLIGFLISVKIFGILIGCMLAWICLRFDAVTLNPVESYREQIGAWWLGLPIFTLLLVIPGLLLSWFPRMLPSEIVEKAAVSLLNNSNNQSSRAPRTIVSQNVGSIDFWPSLGRLITNKILMCQILACTLYIMAIVNFVAFENLIGQSRFHVPKPTGMLLGFEDPISSRLITNILKPSLVALIVVLSGMVISKLKPSARSVIGYSIIVVLLAAAIIFALTAATCDKKPIFGTSKKGSLVLLQYCNRNCRCSNDADFRPVCDNKGTYTFYSPCHAGCTFSEVRNGITTYSECSCVESVMGAGKTDAIDGPCTSNRCQFNWVAFEFGILLSCVLIASTFVGDILIILRSVSVQDKAISIGFLMTCIAFIPGKILYDVIANLTCLYWGTQKSSCRIHDGTKLGNYLCYMTGSLLVLCVILKLVVWCLSEDLKLYVQKEGEATSMTEMREMISSTNDATNQQGRSDNESEVITHQSSSNDATINLEKSSENLKKSVKSIYENVEDQETEKTPLKYGPLGPGDRRTDSKTSLNQPSQAQKSKIRNTDSEDDLSSSDEEGKKDSSPKVAYRPLDIDSDVESDLSSVEPRSRKRIMGREYESVYNSDTSSSVKNSLKREFPNPDNYGDPRLNRRNIDGSSKTSSFEFSRRRQNEPLQKRGNFNEVGIPIVDPVSTKGVKSLIDKYEKVDEEQELAISGENGSHPEPKIGIPLVAMTPKKSNSINQYSPGFSNLRDNKIAEDLRPESRESVSPKTSNKGSVGTLHTDF, from the exons ATGAAATTCCTCGAACGAGACGCCATCAAACGta GAATGGCCATACGCGTCACGGAAGTGATAAGATCGGAGGTGGAGGGCGGCCTAGCTGGACCGGCTAATCCGATACCGGACGAGTCGATAGACTGTGGCTGCGCGCAGTTGCCGTGCCCGAGGTTGGCGAGATTCGCGACGAGGCGGTTGTTCGTCGGGCTGTTGTCATGGGTGGGCCTGATCCAGGCAGCCGCCTACGCCTACCTTCACATGGCAGGGCCCACGATAGCGAGGAGGTTCCAGTTCCACCCTTACGCGATGG AATGGGTGCTCATAGTTTCGGACCTGACGCCGTTCGCCCTAGGAGTGGTGATCGCCTATTGGGGCGACAGGATACACAGGGCGGCGTGGATAGGCGCCATTGTCCTGCTACAAAGCATCTCGTATTTCGTCATGATAATACTTCACTTGACCCATCACACGAAAGTGGTTGAAGAAACTGAGAACGTGACCCATATGTCCATATACGCTG AGGATAGTCGAGATCTTTGCTCAGAGACGACGTCGAGAATCGTTTCCAAGGAGAaggaattttgttatttcacgTTGGCCATGATCATAGTGGTGCAAGTGGTTTCTGGTATAGCGAACATCTCCTACTTTGCATTGGGCGTTTCCTATTTGGACGACAACACGAGGAAGAAGCACGTGTCAGGTCTCATAGGTTTTCTCATTTCAGTGAAAATTTTTGGTATCCTTATTGGATGCATGCTGGCATGGATATGCCTTAG ATTCGACGCGGTTACCTTGAACCCCGTAGAGTCTTACAGGGAACAGATAGGCGCATGGTGGTTGGGTCTGCCTATTTTCACGTTGCTGCTGGTGATTCCAGGCCTCTTACTCTCTTGGTTCCCACGAATGTTGCCGTCAGAG ATCGTGGAGAAAGCGGCCGTGTCGTTGCTGAACAATTCCAACAATCAGTCGAGTCGAGCACCACGCACGATAGTGAGCCAAAACGTAGGAAGTATCGACTTTTGGCCGTCGTTGGGCAGACTGATCACGAATAAGATTCTGATGTGTCAAATCTTGGCCTGCACCCTCTACATCATGGCAATAGTGAATTTCGTTGCATTTGAGAATCTTATTGGACAGTCGAGATTTCACGTTCCTAAACCAACTGGAATGTTACTAGGTTTCGAGGATCCTATTTCGTCGAGATTAATAACCA ATATTTTGAAACCCAGCCTGGTCGCGTTGATCGTTGTACTCTCGGGAATGGTAATCTCAAAATTGAAACCGAGCGCAAGAAGTGTGATTGGGTACAGTATTATTGTTGTCCTTTTGGCAGCTGCGATCATCTTTGCACTCACCGCTGCCACTTGTGACAAAAAACCCATCTTTGGCACCTCTAAAAAGGGATC tcTCGTATTATTGCAATATTGCAATCGAAATTGTCGATGTTCAAACGACGCCGATTTTCGTCCCGTCTGCGACAATAAGGGCACGTACACCTTTTATAGCCCTTGCCACGCTGGATGCACTTTTTCCGAAGTCAGAAACGGTATAACAACTTACAGTGAGTGCAGCTGTGTAGAAAGTGTAATGGGCGCAGGGAAAACGGATGCGATCGATGGACCTTGCACTTCGAATCGTTGTCAATTCAATTGGGTAGCTTTCGAG tTTGGAATTCTTTTATCCTGTGTATTAATCGCCTCGACCTTCGTGGGAGATATATTGATAATCTTGAGATCCGTGAGCGTGCAGGACAAGGCTATCAGCATAGGATTTCTGATGACGTGCATAGCATTTATacctggaaaaattttatacgacgTGATAGCGAACCTAACCTGTCTATATTGGGGAACGCAAAAGAGTTCGTGTCGTATCCACGATGGCACGAAGCTCGGCAACTATCTCTGCTACATGACAGGTTCTTTGTTGGTTTTGTGCGTTATATTGAAATTGGTCGTGTGGTGTCTATCCGAAGATTTGAAGCTTTATGTccagaaagagggagaggcaACATCGATGACCGAAATGAGGGAAATGATTTCAAGCACGAATGATGCGACCAATCAGCAAGGTCGAAGTGATAATGAGAGTGAAGTTATAACCCATCAATCCTCTTCGA ATGATGCAACGATTAATCTAGAAAAATCAAgcgaaaatctaaaaaaatccgTCAAATCCATATACGAAAATGTAGAAGATCAAGAGACCGAGAAAACTCCATTGAAATACGGTCCTTTGGGTCCTGGAGATCGTCGAACGGATTCAAAAACCTCGCTCAATCAACCGTCTCAGgctcaaaaatcaaaaatacgaAACACAGACTCGGAGGACGATCTAAGTTCCAGCGacgaggagggaaagaaagactCGAGTCCGAAAGTAGCTTACAGACCTTTGGATATCGATTCGGACGTGGAAAGTGATCTCAGCAGCGTGGAGCCACGATCGCGTAAACGCATCATGGGAAGAGAGTACGAGTCTGTGTATAACAGCGATACTTCTTCCTCCGTGAAAAATTCGCTCAAACGAGAATTTCCAAATCCGGACAATTACGGTGATCCAAGGTTGAACCGAAGAAACATAGACGGTTCCTCGAAGACGAGCAGTTTTGAATTTTCGAGGAGGAGGCAAAACGAGCCTCTACAGAAGAGGGGAAACTTCAACGAAGTCGGTATACCAATTGTCGATCCTGTATCCACGAAAGGTGTAAAATCGTTGATCGATAAATACGAGAAGGTTGATGAGGAACAAGAATTGGCGATATCGGGAGAGAATGGAAGTCATCCGGAGCCTAAGATTGGAATTCCATTGGTGGCAATGACGCCGAAAAAGTcaaattcgataaatcaatattcGCCCGGATTCAGCAATTTGAGGGATAACAAGATTGCCGAGGATCTAAGACCAGAGTCGAGAGAAAGTGTTAGCCCAAAAACGTCCAATAAGGGGAGTGTAGGAACATTGCACACTGATTTTTGA
- the LOC726470 gene encoding solute carrier organic anion transporter family member 1A5 isoform X2: MAIRVTEVIRSEVEGGLAGPANPIPDESIDCGCAQLPCPRLARFATRRLFVGLLSWVGLIQAAAYAYLHMAGPTIARRFQFHPYAMEWVLIVSDLTPFALGVVIAYWGDRIHRAAWIGAIVLLQSISYFVMIILHLTHHTKVVEETENVTHMSIYAEDSRDLCSETTSRIVSKEKEFCYFTLAMIIVVQVVSGIANISYFALGVSYLDDNTRKKHVSGLIGFLISVKIFGILIGCMLAWICLRFDAVTLNPVESYREQIGAWWLGLPIFTLLLVIPGLLLSWFPRMLPSEIVEKAAVSLLNNSNNQSSRAPRTIVSQNVGSIDFWPSLGRLITNKILMCQILACTLYIMAIVNFVAFENLIGQSRFHVPKPTGMLLGFEDPISSRLITNILKPSLVALIVVLSGMVISKLKPSARSVIGYSIIVVLLAAAIIFALTAATCDKKPIFGTSKKGSLVLLQYCNRNCRCSNDADFRPVCDNKGTYTFYSPCHAGCTFSEVRNGITTYSECSCVESVMGAGKTDAIDGPCTSNRCQFNWVAFEFGILLSCVLIASTFVGDILIILRSVSVQDKAISIGFLMTCIAFIPGKILYDVIANLTCLYWGTQKSSCRIHDGTKLGNYLCYMTGSLLVLCVILKLVVWCLSEDLKLYVQKEGEATSMTEMREMISSTNDATNQQGRSDNESEVITHQSSSNDATINLEKSSENLKKSVKSIYENVEDQETEKTPLKYGPLGPGDRRTDSKTSLNQPSQAQKSKIRNTDSEDDLSSSDEEGKKDSSPKVAYRPLDIDSDVESDLSSVEPRSRKRIMGREYESVYNSDTSSSVKNSLKREFPNPDNYGDPRLNRRNIDGSSKTSSFEFSRRRQNEPLQKRGNFNEVGIPIVDPVSTKGVKSLIDKYEKVDEEQELAISGENGSHPEPKIGIPLVAMTPKKSNSINQYSPGFSNLRDNKIAEDLRPESRESVSPKTSNKGSVGTLHTDF; this comes from the exons ATGGCCATACGCGTCACGGAAGTGATAAGATCGGAGGTGGAGGGCGGCCTAGCTGGACCGGCTAATCCGATACCGGACGAGTCGATAGACTGTGGCTGCGCGCAGTTGCCGTGCCCGAGGTTGGCGAGATTCGCGACGAGGCGGTTGTTCGTCGGGCTGTTGTCATGGGTGGGCCTGATCCAGGCAGCCGCCTACGCCTACCTTCACATGGCAGGGCCCACGATAGCGAGGAGGTTCCAGTTCCACCCTTACGCGATGG AATGGGTGCTCATAGTTTCGGACCTGACGCCGTTCGCCCTAGGAGTGGTGATCGCCTATTGGGGCGACAGGATACACAGGGCGGCGTGGATAGGCGCCATTGTCCTGCTACAAAGCATCTCGTATTTCGTCATGATAATACTTCACTTGACCCATCACACGAAAGTGGTTGAAGAAACTGAGAACGTGACCCATATGTCCATATACGCTG AGGATAGTCGAGATCTTTGCTCAGAGACGACGTCGAGAATCGTTTCCAAGGAGAaggaattttgttatttcacgTTGGCCATGATCATAGTGGTGCAAGTGGTTTCTGGTATAGCGAACATCTCCTACTTTGCATTGGGCGTTTCCTATTTGGACGACAACACGAGGAAGAAGCACGTGTCAGGTCTCATAGGTTTTCTCATTTCAGTGAAAATTTTTGGTATCCTTATTGGATGCATGCTGGCATGGATATGCCTTAG ATTCGACGCGGTTACCTTGAACCCCGTAGAGTCTTACAGGGAACAGATAGGCGCATGGTGGTTGGGTCTGCCTATTTTCACGTTGCTGCTGGTGATTCCAGGCCTCTTACTCTCTTGGTTCCCACGAATGTTGCCGTCAGAG ATCGTGGAGAAAGCGGCCGTGTCGTTGCTGAACAATTCCAACAATCAGTCGAGTCGAGCACCACGCACGATAGTGAGCCAAAACGTAGGAAGTATCGACTTTTGGCCGTCGTTGGGCAGACTGATCACGAATAAGATTCTGATGTGTCAAATCTTGGCCTGCACCCTCTACATCATGGCAATAGTGAATTTCGTTGCATTTGAGAATCTTATTGGACAGTCGAGATTTCACGTTCCTAAACCAACTGGAATGTTACTAGGTTTCGAGGATCCTATTTCGTCGAGATTAATAACCA ATATTTTGAAACCCAGCCTGGTCGCGTTGATCGTTGTACTCTCGGGAATGGTAATCTCAAAATTGAAACCGAGCGCAAGAAGTGTGATTGGGTACAGTATTATTGTTGTCCTTTTGGCAGCTGCGATCATCTTTGCACTCACCGCTGCCACTTGTGACAAAAAACCCATCTTTGGCACCTCTAAAAAGGGATC tcTCGTATTATTGCAATATTGCAATCGAAATTGTCGATGTTCAAACGACGCCGATTTTCGTCCCGTCTGCGACAATAAGGGCACGTACACCTTTTATAGCCCTTGCCACGCTGGATGCACTTTTTCCGAAGTCAGAAACGGTATAACAACTTACAGTGAGTGCAGCTGTGTAGAAAGTGTAATGGGCGCAGGGAAAACGGATGCGATCGATGGACCTTGCACTTCGAATCGTTGTCAATTCAATTGGGTAGCTTTCGAG tTTGGAATTCTTTTATCCTGTGTATTAATCGCCTCGACCTTCGTGGGAGATATATTGATAATCTTGAGATCCGTGAGCGTGCAGGACAAGGCTATCAGCATAGGATTTCTGATGACGTGCATAGCATTTATacctggaaaaattttatacgacgTGATAGCGAACCTAACCTGTCTATATTGGGGAACGCAAAAGAGTTCGTGTCGTATCCACGATGGCACGAAGCTCGGCAACTATCTCTGCTACATGACAGGTTCTTTGTTGGTTTTGTGCGTTATATTGAAATTGGTCGTGTGGTGTCTATCCGAAGATTTGAAGCTTTATGTccagaaagagggagaggcaACATCGATGACCGAAATGAGGGAAATGATTTCAAGCACGAATGATGCGACCAATCAGCAAGGTCGAAGTGATAATGAGAGTGAAGTTATAACCCATCAATCCTCTTCGA ATGATGCAACGATTAATCTAGAAAAATCAAgcgaaaatctaaaaaaatccgTCAAATCCATATACGAAAATGTAGAAGATCAAGAGACCGAGAAAACTCCATTGAAATACGGTCCTTTGGGTCCTGGAGATCGTCGAACGGATTCAAAAACCTCGCTCAATCAACCGTCTCAGgctcaaaaatcaaaaatacgaAACACAGACTCGGAGGACGATCTAAGTTCCAGCGacgaggagggaaagaaagactCGAGTCCGAAAGTAGCTTACAGACCTTTGGATATCGATTCGGACGTGGAAAGTGATCTCAGCAGCGTGGAGCCACGATCGCGTAAACGCATCATGGGAAGAGAGTACGAGTCTGTGTATAACAGCGATACTTCTTCCTCCGTGAAAAATTCGCTCAAACGAGAATTTCCAAATCCGGACAATTACGGTGATCCAAGGTTGAACCGAAGAAACATAGACGGTTCCTCGAAGACGAGCAGTTTTGAATTTTCGAGGAGGAGGCAAAACGAGCCTCTACAGAAGAGGGGAAACTTCAACGAAGTCGGTATACCAATTGTCGATCCTGTATCCACGAAAGGTGTAAAATCGTTGATCGATAAATACGAGAAGGTTGATGAGGAACAAGAATTGGCGATATCGGGAGAGAATGGAAGTCATCCGGAGCCTAAGATTGGAATTCCATTGGTGGCAATGACGCCGAAAAAGTcaaattcgataaatcaatattcGCCCGGATTCAGCAATTTGAGGGATAACAAGATTGCCGAGGATCTAAGACCAGAGTCGAGAGAAAGTGTTAGCCCAAAAACGTCCAATAAGGGGAGTGTAGGAACATTGCACACTGATTTTTGA
- the LOC409650 gene encoding solute carrier organic anion transporter family member 2A1, with protein MKNNASNHGEKNGPESLKLLRVPSTPPTTPTTPTTPRGLEDVFRDLPITDETSCGIWCIRNPTLQRFANKKAYVFLYGVLGCIFSASYAYFNGTITTIEKRFKIPSKTTGLISVGNDISQLFVSVVLSYYAGRGHRPRWIAFGIYTVVVFCCLTMLPHFLYGPGEDALLLTKEYGAKPENSSHIPDKYRKFLCLGKESREDECEDADGNFAPQALLFVAQLVSGVGGSLYYTLGVSYMDDNIQKSKTPALISFSYFLRMLGPAIGYGLASFALKFYISPSLTPTITTQDPRWLGAWWLGWIILAILLFIFASVIALFPKTLPRAAARKALALERNKTATTIKEEESELPASLSDMLRTFKRLLTNTTLMCNNLATVFYFMGYMPYWIFMPKYIETQYKQSASVSSLITGTVGLVFSAFGILLSGLIISKYKPKARYLAAWNVMVGAISVVGMISYAFLGCSANDKQIMVQPDGSLKTQLPCNEHCMCDYVTYNPVCSEHGQTFISACHAGCRNVKILTNSSKLYTECSCIKPKFARLPFLFPNNTWNPQTTDVPFETPAPDGSTGFGTAIPGACPVDCMHKFYIFLAVVCLLKFSGATGRASNFLVSVRCVDEKDKTVAMGFGLTIMSLFAFIPSPILFGYILDKTCIVWGKTCSGTGNCWLYNGETLRYLLNFTAATFVTIGTLFDVGVWYFVKDVKIFDEEIELKDIPEEPGETL; from the exons ATGAAGAATAACGCGAGCAACCACGGAGAGAAGAACGGGCCGGAGAGCCTGAAGTTGTTGAGGGTGCCGTCCACGCCCCCGACCACCCCGACCACCCCTACCACGCCGAGGGGGCTCGAGGACGTGTTCAGGGATCTGCCCATCACCGACGAGACCTCCTGCGGTATATGGTGCATAAGGAACCCCACGTTGCAAAGATTCGCCAACAAGAAGGCTTACGTGTTCCTGTACGGTGTGCTCGGTTGTATATTTTCGGCCAGTTACGCGTACTTCAACGGCACGATCACCACCATCGAGAAGAGGTTCAAGATACCTTCGAAAACGACAG GTCTCATCTCGGTGGGCAACGATATCTCGCAATTGTTCGTATCGGTGGTCCTGTCTTACTACGCAGGAAGGGGTCACAGGCCTCGATGGATCGCATTCGGGATTTACACG GTAGTTGTCTTCTGTTGTTTAACAATGTTGCCACACTTCTTATACGGTCCAGGAGAAGACGCTCTTTTACTTACGAAAGAGTATGGGGCAAAGCCGGAAAACTCGAGTCACATACCTGATAAATATCGGAAGTTCTTGTGTCTCGGGAAGGAAAGCCGAGAGGATGAATGTGAGGATGCCGATGGAAATTTCGCGCCCCAAGCATTGCTCTTCGTTGCGCAATTAGTATCAGGAGTCGGTGGTTCACTCTATTATACTTTGGGTGTATCGTATATGGACGATAATATACAGAAATCGAAGACACCGGCACTGATCAGCTTTTCCTATTTCTTGAGAATGTTGGGACCCGCTATTGGTTATGGGTTGGCGTCGTTcgcgttgaaattttatatcagtCCTAGTCTGACGCCCACCATTACGACACAGGATCCAAG ATGGTTAGGTGCTTGGTGGCTCGGTTGGATTATTCTGgcgattcttcttttcatcttcGCAAGCGTAATCGCGCTTTTCCCCAAAACACTACCAAGAGCCGCAGCTCGTAAAGCTTTAGCATTGGAACGAAACAAAACTGCAACGACCATCAAAGAAGAGGAATCAGAATTACCAGCTTCTCTCTCGGATATGCTGAGGACGTTTAAACGATTATTAACAAACACTACTCTGATGTGCAACAATTTGGCAACCGTTTTCTATTTTATGGGATACATGCCATATTGGATTTTCATGCCGAAATACATCGAAACTCAGTACAAACAATCCGCTTCTGTCTCGTCATTGATCACTGGAACAGTTGGTTTAGTCTTCAGTGCATTTGGAATTCTTCTTTCTGGTTTGATTATCTCGAAATACAAACCCAAGGCTAGATATTTGGCCGCGTGGAACGTGATGGTGGGTGCTATATCGGTCGTAGGAATGATCTCTTACGCATTTTTGGGTTGCTCGGCCAACGACAAACAAATTATGGTTCAACCGGATGGCAGCTTGAAGACTCAACTCCCTTGCAACGAGCATTGCATGTGTGACTACGTTACTTACAATCCTGTTTGCTCCGAGCATGGACAGACTTTCATCTCAGCTTGTCACGCTGGATGTCGTAATGTAAAG atATTAACCAACAGTAGTAAATTGTATACGGAATGCAGTTGCATCAAACCGAAGTTCGCACGTTTGCCATTTTTGTTTCCAAACAACACGTGGAATCCGCAGACAACTGATGTTCCATTCGAGACACCAGCACCCGATGGATCAACAGGTTTTGGAACTGCGATTCCAGGAGCGTGTCCCGTGGATTGTAtgcacaaattttatatatttctggcTGTGGTTTGCTTGCTTAAATTCAGCGGCGCCACCGGAAGGGCATCGAATTTTTTGGTTTCTGTCAGATGCGTGGATGAAAAGGATAAAACAGTGGCTATGGGCTTTGGATTAACTATTATGAGTTTATTTGCATTCATACCCTCCCCTATTTTATTCGGATACATTTTAG aTAAGACCTGTATTGTTTGGGGGAAAACATGTTCAGGTACAGGAAATTGTTGGCTCTACAATGGAGAAACGTTGAGGTATCTACTAAACTTTACTGCAGCCA catTCGTAACGATCGGCACGTTATTCGACGTGGGTGTGTGGTATTTCGTGAAAGATGTAAAGATTTTCGATGAGGAGATTGAATTGAAAGACATACCCGAAGAGCCAGGAGAGAcgctttga